TGATCAGCAATTTCAAAGTCAACTTCCTTGGTAAGCGATTTACCATCTTCAATCACTTTGATTTCATTGATAAAGCCCTCTTTTATTTGCCATTTTCCTGCGGTAATTAGCCTATCGACTGCTTCAGCAGCATCTTGAGCTGGCTTCTCTTCAATATTGATTGTGTCAGTTTTACAGCCTGTTAAGCTAATTATTAAAAATGCGGTAATGTAGAATGTGAATTTCCTTGTGGAATTAATTGCCATGGGTCTATTGTTTTATACAAATTAACACAAATAATTATGAAACTGCAGATAGAAGAAATCACGAAATTCGAATTTCCCAAACTTCATATAAAGTGGAGTAATGGCTATACAGTCGAGTGGGATGTGGAACAATACCTAAAAAATATCATCAAGTCGCCTGAAAGTGAGTATTGGAAAATTCTGGAGGAGTCAACATTTAAGCAAGCTTTCGTAAAAGATGGCTTTATTCAGTGGGATGGCATCATTTCTCAAATGTATTGTGGAGGTGATACGAGTTCGCAGCCAGTTTTCTTTTCTTCAAGTGAAATCGCGAAAGAGCTGGATTTTGCTATTCTCTAGCCACGAAGTAACCAAATTTCGACCTTGCTCATGTCCGACGACCAGATTGAAGTCAATGGCACAATAGTTAAAAAAAAATTTTGTGCCTTTGAGTCTTTGTGGTTCAAAAAAAAGCATTAGCTGTTAAAACAATGTCAATACACCATTGGCATGTTTGTTTTCATGATCGAGTAGCCACTTTTTGCGAGAAAGCCCACCTGAGAATCCCACAAGTTTGCCGTTTTGACCAATCACTCTGTGACACGGAATAATCAATCCTATTGGATTCTTGCCATTTGCACTTGCTGCTGCTCGTATCACTTTGGGATCACCCAGTTTATTAGCCAATTCTTGATAAGAAATCGTTTTGCCGAAAGGAATGTTTTGCAACTCTGCCCACACTTTTTGTTGAAATTCGGTGCCTTTGGGCTCTAGTTTAAGATCAAATTCAAGCCTTTTTCCTAATAGGTATTCTTCTAGTTGCTTTTTGGCTTTGAGTAATTCTTGCGGAGGTGCTGCACTATCTAAACCAGCTTCGCCTTTGAATTTCAAATCAGTGATAGCTTCTTCATTGGAATGAAGCTCCAAAAAACCAGCTCCAAAAGGAACGCTTAATTGATATGTTGAGGTCTCTTCTATGATGTTTTATTAATTCTACCTAAAAGTATCATATTTTCTCCGAAATTTGCGAAGCATTTCAAACCTTATTCATGACAATCGAAACACTTTACCAGCATTTTCTTAAATCATCGGGTGTATGTACCGACACTCGCAAAATCACAGCAAATTGTATCTTTTTTGCATTAAAGGGAGATAATTTTAATGCGAATGAATTCGCTGCAAAAGCCATAGAGCAAGGAGCTTCTTTGGCAATAATAGATGAGAAAGAATATGCTCAAGATGAGCGTTTTGTTTTGGTGGAGGACGTGCTAGCTACTCTTCAGCAATTAGCAAGGGAACATAGAAGGTCTTTTACTATTCCAGTGATTGGATTAACTGGCTCCAATGGGAAAACCACTAATAAAGAGCTTTTGGCTGCTGTTTTGGGACAGAAATACAAAGTTCATGCGACCAAAGGTAATTTGAATAACCACATTGGAGTACCACTTACTTTACTCGAAATGACTGCCGATACCGAAATGGCAATCATAGAAATGGGTGCGAATCACCAAAAGGAAATTGAGATGCTTAGCAATATTTGTGAACCTACGCATGGTTTCATAACGAATATTGGAAAAGCACATTTGGAGGGTTTTGGAGGAGTAGAGGGAATTAGAAAAGGGAAAGGCGAGCTTTTTGACTTTTTAAAAGAAAGTAATGGCTATGTATTCCTCAATGAAAAGGATGCTATTTTGGTAGAATTGGCAAAAGAAAAAGAACTGCTGCTCACCATTCGTTACGGTGCAGATAAAAGAGCCCTCGAATGCAAAGCCACAAGTCCTCGGATAGATTTTATATTACCAGAAAGCCTAGATAGGGAGCAAACTAAATATGCAACAAACTTATCAGGAGCTTATAATTTTGACAATATGCAAACAGCATTTGCGATTGGCGTATTTTTCAATGTGCCAGCAAAAGATGCTGCGGAGGCACTTGCAGCTTACGAGTCGAGTAATAATCGATCTCAGTTGGTACAAAAAGAGAATTTGACATTGCATTTGGATGCCTACAATGCTAATCCAAGCTCTATGGAGGCTTCTATTAAGAATTTTGCAGGCTTAAAAACTAATAGAAAGAAAGCTGTTTTTTTAGGTGATATGTTTGAACTCGGAGTGGATGCTGAAAAAGAACACGCAGCACTAGGGAAATTGGTCGCATCTTTCAATTTTGATACTGTTGTACTTTACGGCGAAAATATGAAAGCAGCTTTGCTACATTTACCTAAGGCTTACTACTTTACCGATAAATTTTCCATCCACAATTGGACTGCTGATTTTGACTTTTCGAGCTATGAGGTTTTAATCAAAGGTTCTCGTGGAACGTCGCTGGAGACAGTAGTGCCTTTTGTTTGAGTTTTGAGTCACCACTTCAGCCACTATTTTACAACTATTGAATCTACTTAATTGAATTTTAAATTCGCATTTAGCTGTTCGATAGATTCCAACAACCACTGAGCATTTTTTGGACTCTTCAGTAGGTGAAGCGTTTCTTCCATACTGCCAAATTCTTTTTTTATAAAATAACCACTTCTCTACCTTTCTCCCTAGAAATGAGAATAGGTTCATCTGTTTTATTAATCCGATCAAAGATTGAATCCATGTTTTTCTTTAAGCTAAAGAAAGTAATGTTTTGCATAATCAATTGACTTTGATTGTGAAATTAAACCCAAAATGCTTGAAAAATAATAATAGCCAATAAAAAATGACTTCAATAAAGAGAGATTTATTGCAAAATCTTTAATTTGTAGATATTATATTGTAATTTTGGCATCGTTTTAGAGAATTTATATATCTAAACGTCAATTTAGTAGATAAAATAACTTTTATATGTCAACAGCAACACAAACGTACATTCCTTACAAGGTAAAAGACATCTCTCTTGCAGATTGGGGTCGTAAAGAAATTACATTGGCCGAAGCAGAAATGCCAGGTTTGATGGAAATCAGAAAAGAATATGGTCCATCTAAGCCTCTAAAAGGTGCAAGAATAGCTGGATGTCTTCACATGACAATCCAAACTGCAGTTTTGATCGAAACTTTAGTAGAGCTTGGAGCTGAGGTAACTTGGTCTTCTTGTAATATTTTCTCAACTCAGGATCATGCAGCAGCAGCAATCGCAGCAGCTGGAATTCAAGTGTATGCTTGGAAAGGATTGACAGAAGAGGAGTTTAACTGGTGTATTGAGCAAACGCTTTTATTTGGAGAGGAGCAAAAGCCATTGAACCTTATTTTGGATGACGGTGGTGACTTGACAAACATGGTTTTGGATGAATTTCCTCAGTATGTTGCAGGTATCAAAGGCCTTTCGGAAGAAACAACTACTGGTGTTCACCGTTTGTATGAGCGTATGAAAAAAGGGACACTAGTTATGCCAGCTATCAACGTGAATGATTCTGTAACAAAGTCTAAGTTTGACAACAAGTATGGCTGTCGTGAGTCTCTAGTGGATGCGATCCGTCGTGCTACTGACCTTATGCTAGCTGGTAAAGTTGCTGTGGTTGCAGGTTACGGTGATGTAGGAAAAGGCTCTGCGGAGTCTCTTCGTGGTGCTGGATGTAGAGTAATGGTGACAGAAATTGATCCAATATGTGCATTACAAGCTGCAATGGACGGTTACGAAGTGGTACCAATGAGTGAGGCTGTAAAAAGAGCACAGATTTTTGTAACTGCAACAGGAAATTACAAGATCATTCGTCCTGAGCATTTCAAGGCAATGAGAGATAAGGCGATTGTATGTAACATTGGACACTTTGACAATGAGATCGACATGGCGTGGTTGAACAAAAACTACGGCGATACTAAGTCTGAAATCAAGCCACAGGTTGACATGTACACTATTGATGGAAAAGATATCATCGTATTGGCAGAAGGTCGTTTGGTGAACTTAGGTTGTGCAATGGGGCACCCATCATTCGTAATGTCTTGTTCTTTTGCAAACCAAACTTTAGCTCAGCTAGAACTGTGGAACAATACGGCTGCTTACGAAAACAAAGTATATGTTCTTCCTAAAATCTTGGACGAAAAAGTAGCAGCTTTCCACCTTGCCCACGTAGGTGCGAAGTTGGATGTGCTTTCTGCTGACCAAGCGGAATACATTGGCGTTACGCCAGAAGGTCCATTTAAGCCTGAGATGTATCGTTATTGATATTAAGATATATAACATTGAAAAGCCCTTTTCTGTAATGGAAAAGGGCTTTTTTTATGTGGCAAAGGTGAGTTTATAAAACAGATTTGCTACTACGTCTGAATCACCCCTACTTTATAATCTTTAGTTACAGGAGCATGGTTTGCAGCTTCTATTCCCATGGAGATTATTTTTCTTGTCTTTAATGGATCTATGACGCCATCGGTCCATAGTCTTGCGGCGGCGTAATAAGGGCTCATTTGGTCATTGTAGTTTTGCTCAATGGTCTCTAAATCTCTACCATCTTTGCTTTTATTCGCTTGTTCAATTTGGAAGAGAGTTTGTGTTGCTGTACTTCCGCTCATCACCGCCATTTTGGAACCGGGCCAAGAGTAAATTAGTCTTGGATCGTATGCTTTTCCACACATAGCATAATTTCCAGCTCCGTAACTGTTACCTACTATGAAAGTAAACTTTGGAACAATAGAATTTGCCATTGCAGAGACTAGTTTTGCACCATCTTTTATAATTCCGCCTTGCTCGCTTCGGCTACCCACCATAAATCCTGTAACATCTTGGAGGAAAATTAGTGGAATTTTTTGCTGGTTACAGTTCATGATAAACCTAGCAGCTTTATCTGCTGAGTCACTGTATATCACGCCACCGACTTGCAGTTCTTTTGATTTACCCGGTTTGTTAGCTTTTACTACTAGTCGTTGGTTTGCCACAATTCCTACAGACCAACCATCAATCCTTGCAAGGCCACAAAGCAATGTTTTACCGTATTCGGCTTTGTATTGCTCAAATTTTGACTCGTCCACCAGTCTCTCAATGATTTCAAGCATATCATATGGTCGAGTTTTGTCAGTAGGGAGAATATCGTAAATATCCTTTTCCACCTTGGCGGGTTTAAAAGCTTCTTTTCTATTGAAACCTGCTTTATCGAAATGCCCCATTTTGTCCATAATAGATTTGATGGCTTCTAAGCATGAGGC
This portion of the Spirosomataceae bacterium TFI 002 genome encodes:
- a CDS encoding UDP-N-acetylmuramoyl-tripeptide--D-alanyl-D-alanine ligase, encoding MTIETLYQHFLKSSGVCTDTRKITANCIFFALKGDNFNANEFAAKAIEQGASLAIIDEKEYAQDERFVLVEDVLATLQQLAREHRRSFTIPVIGLTGSNGKTTNKELLAAVLGQKYKVHATKGNLNNHIGVPLTLLEMTADTEMAIIEMGANHQKEIEMLSNICEPTHGFITNIGKAHLEGFGGVEGIRKGKGELFDFLKESNGYVFLNEKDAILVELAKEKELLLTIRYGADKRALECKATSPRIDFILPESLDREQTKYATNLSGAYNFDNMQTAFAIGVFFNVPAKDAAEALAAYESSNNRSQLVQKENLTLHLDAYNANPSSMEASIKNFAGLKTNRKKAVFLGDMFELGVDAEKEHAALGKLVASFNFDTVVLYGENMKAALLHLPKAYYFTDKFSIHNWTADFDFSSYEVLIKGSRGTSLETVVPFV
- a CDS encoding Acetyl-CoA carboxylase, carboxyltransferase component; protein product: MQSLLQELKEKNEAIRLGGGLDKIAKQKSKGKMIAMERIEFLLDNDKEFIEIGIFAADGMYEEEGGCPNGGVVCVMGYVSGRLCVIVSNDATVKAGAWFPITGKKCLRAQEIAMENRIPIIYLVDSAGIYLPLQSDIFADKEHFGRAFRNNAHLSAMGVPQISAIMGSCVAGGAYLPIMSDYALIVEGTGSVFLAGPYLVKSSIGEEVDAETLGGAFSQSAISGVTDNIYKDDASCLEAIKSIMDKMGHFDKAGFNRKEAFKPAKVEKDIYDILPTDKTRPYDMLEIIERLVDESKFEQYKAEYGKTLLCGLARIDGWSVGIVANQRLVVKANKPGKSKELQVGGVIYSDSADKAARFIMNCNQQKIPLIFLQDVTGFMVGSRSEQGGIIKDGAKLVSAMANSIVPKFTFIVGNSYGAGNYAMCGKAYDPRLIYSWPGSKMAVMSGSTATQTLFQIEQANKSKDGRDLETIEQNYNDQMSPYYAAARLWTDGVIDPLKTRKIISMGIEAANHAPVTKDYKVGVIQT
- a CDS encoding methylated-DNA-[protein]-cysteine S-methyltransferase; amino-acid sequence: MELHSNEEAITDLKFKGEAGLDSAAPPQELLKAKKQLEEYLLGKRLEFDLKLEPKGTEFQQKVWAELQNIPFGKTISYQELANKLGDPKVIRAAASANGKNPIGLIIPCHRVIGQNGKLVGFSGGLSRKKWLLDHENKHANGVLTLF
- a CDS encoding adenosylhomocysteinase — encoded protein: MSTATQTYIPYKVKDISLADWGRKEITLAEAEMPGLMEIRKEYGPSKPLKGARIAGCLHMTIQTAVLIETLVELGAEVTWSSCNIFSTQDHAAAAIAAAGIQVYAWKGLTEEEFNWCIEQTLLFGEEQKPLNLILDDGGDLTNMVLDEFPQYVAGIKGLSEETTTGVHRLYERMKKGTLVMPAINVNDSVTKSKFDNKYGCRESLVDAIRRATDLMLAGKVAVVAGYGDVGKGSAESLRGAGCRVMVTEIDPICALQAAMDGYEVVPMSEAVKRAQIFVTATGNYKIIRPEHFKAMRDKAIVCNIGHFDNEIDMAWLNKNYGDTKSEIKPQVDMYTIDGKDIIVLAEGRLVNLGCAMGHPSFVMSCSFANQTLAQLELWNNTAAYENKVYVLPKILDEKVAAFHLAHVGAKLDVLSADQAEYIGVTPEGPFKPEMYRY